One region of Brassica napus cultivar Da-Ae chromosome A10, Da-Ae, whole genome shotgun sequence genomic DNA includes:
- the LOC106430635 gene encoding uncharacterized protein LOC106430635, with the protein MELPEMLRTEFNYTCSYWKAWKAKELAIAFAQGTEEDSYKMLPQYFHVLKLANPGTITDIKTEKDKEGKTRFKYAFMSLKACIDGWKYLRKVLVVDGTHMFGKYKGVLLSASGQDANSRVFPIAFAVVESENTESWTWFFERLSTIVEDGSDLSIISDRCAAIFAAKDKWYPRAHHGICLVHLQRNVQDKYKGLQQKAMVGRAGEAFRVSEFKEIMELIKLTDWRCWDYLEKIDKKLWTRSHFEGERFNVMTSNAAESLNNALLSARDSPIIALFEFIRRKLCTWYVSRRSEISKMKGNVPDNIQKILVEQLVLSTGLLVMPCSTWLFEVTHRPTNFGSRLIWINELALASNSKSLVCHADMPLLLLLTVICSTSCLFANTISKRHGLKQLGVSYFRFRIQRMLKCQPKY; encoded by the coding sequence ATGGAACTTCCGGAAATGTTGCGAACGGAATTCAACTATACATGCTCATACTGGAAAGCTTGGAAAGCGAAAGAACTAGCGATTGCATTTGCGCAAGGAACAGAGGAGGATTCATACAAGATGCTACCACAGTACTTCCATGTACTCAAGCTAGCAAATCCTGGAACAATCACCGATATTAAAACCGAAAAAGACAAagaaggaaaaacaaggttTAAGTATGCGTTCATGTCCCTGAAAGCATGCATCGATGGATGGAAGTACCTGAGGAAGGTGCTAGTGGTGGACGGCACCCACATGTTTGGAAAGTACAAAGGTGTTTTGCTAAGTGCCAGCGGACAAGATGCTAACAGCCGCGTATTCCCGATTGCTTTCGCAGTAGTGGAAAGCGAGAACACCGAATCTTGGACATGGTTTTTCGAGAGGTTATCCACTATTGTAGAGGATGGTTCTGATTTAAGTATAATATCAGATAGATGCGCAGCAATTTTCGCAGCGAAAGATAAATGGTACCCACGTGCACACCATGGTATTTGTCTCGTACACCTCCAGCGTAACGTTCAGGATAAGTATAAGGGGCTGCAACAGAAAGCAATGGTAGGCAGAGCTGGGGAAGCGTTCAGAGTTTCGGAGTTTAAGGAGATAATGGAGCTTATTAAACTGACGGATTGGAGATGCTGGGATTATTTGGAGAAGATCGACAAGAAGCTATGGACACGTTCACATTTCGAAGGGGAGAGATTTAACGTGATGACTTCTAACGCTGCTGAATCGTTGAATAATGCTCTTCTGTCCGCTCGTGATAGTCCTATAATAGCATTGTTCGAGTTTATTCGCCGGAAGCTGTGTACATGGTATGTGAGCAGACGCAGCGAGATCAGTAAGATGAAGGGAAATGTTCCAGATAATATTCAAAAGATACTGGTCGAACAGCTGGTGCTGTCAACGGGCCTTCTAGTTATGCCATGTTCGACTTGGTTATTCGAAGTTACGCACAGGCCAACTAATTTTGGTTCACGGTTGATCTGGATAAACGAACTTGCACTTGCCTCGAATTCCAAAAGCTTGGTTTGCCATGCCGACATGCCATTGCTGCTGCTTCTTACCGTAATATGCAGTACATCATGTTTGTTTGCAAACACCATCTCAAAGAGACATGGGCTGAAACAGTTAGGGGTATCATACTTCCGGTTCCGGATCCAAAGGATGTTGAAGTGCCAGCCGAAATACTAA